One window of Ralstonia pickettii DTP0602 genomic DNA carries:
- a CDS encoding cytochrome oxidase maturation protein Cbb3, whose amino-acid sequence METLYLLVPMSLVLVVVIAGALWWALHAGQYDDLDRPAESILLDNDKP is encoded by the coding sequence ATGGAAACGCTCTACCTGCTGGTGCCGATGAGCCTGGTGCTGGTCGTGGTGATCGCCGGCGCGCTCTGGTGGGCCTTGCATGCGGGGCAGTATGACGACCTGGACCGGCCCGCCGAATCGATTTTGCTGGACAACGACAAGCCGTGA
- a CDS encoding carbonate dehydratase (K01533: E3.6.3.4, ATP7, copA; Cu2+-exporting ATPase [EC:3.6.3.4]) yields the protein MPGPPYTLHWVKKVPMPSPATSPPASLLASNPSPALRDPAGSALAGSGAQLACFHCGLPVTDPEPLAAALDGTRRVFCCGGCQALAQTLHAAGFSHLYGDEARFARPIDDDARREAEPIWAAYDTPELRNQFVRPLDGGRAEITLAPENIRCAACAWLIEQHLSRQPGVESAVANVATRRVVVRWRDGAQTVAGLLAALAGIGYMAWPFEVSRTDQQDRRARRGLLMRMAVAMLGMMQVMMYAWPIYTHEATIDPGQLQLMRWASFALTLPVVFYAASPIFAGAWRSLRQRHMGMDVPVAIGVGAGFVASALATVRGIGEVYFDSVTMFVAFLLLARYLELRVRQASRSGAEMLARQLPATCERLPGMGTTGERVPVARLRVGDLIRVKAGEIVPADGAVVAGASELDESMLTGESRPVRRCAGETVLAGCYNTASPLEVRVTRVGAGTRLAEIVAVLDRALAEKPRLATLADRVASWFVATLLALAALTGVVWGLWIDPSRALLVTIAVLVVSCPCALSLATPAALAAAGAALSRCGVLLTRAHALETLARVTDVVLDKTGTLTEGCFAVAGVQPLADLDQARCLALAAAMERGGEHPIARALVAAVQDNTGLPIQVTGMRNVPGQGLEAVVGGSRLRLGRADFVAALAPDGRQAPAHGGEPAHPGATVVWLGADSGPLARFVLADIERQQTPQLLARLRELGVRCHLVSGDNAAAVDWWGSHFGIDCVAGEVTPEGKRDYVARLQQGGAVVLAVGDGINDAPVLAQAQVSVAIGSGAPLAQAGADAVLTHGGVAEIATALAVSRKTRRVVRQNLGWAFFYNVVAIPLAATGFVTAWMAGIGMSLSSLLVVANAWRLLRAGRKGS from the coding sequence ATGCCGGGACCTCCCTATACCCTGCACTGGGTAAAAAAGGTCCCCATGCCGTCCCCAGCCACCAGCCCCCCTGCCAGCCTGCTGGCCTCCAACCCCTCGCCAGCGCTCCGCGATCCGGCGGGTAGTGCCTTGGCCGGCAGCGGCGCGCAGCTTGCGTGCTTCCATTGCGGCCTCCCCGTAACCGATCCGGAGCCGCTCGCCGCCGCACTGGACGGCACCCGCCGCGTGTTCTGTTGCGGCGGATGCCAGGCCTTGGCCCAGACGCTGCACGCCGCCGGTTTTTCCCATCTCTACGGCGATGAAGCCCGATTTGCCCGCCCGATCGACGACGATGCCCGGCGCGAGGCCGAGCCGATCTGGGCCGCCTACGACACCCCTGAGCTGCGCAACCAGTTCGTGCGGCCGCTGGACGGCGGCCGCGCCGAGATCACGCTGGCGCCGGAGAACATCCGCTGCGCCGCCTGTGCGTGGCTGATCGAACAGCACCTCAGCCGGCAGCCGGGGGTGGAATCCGCGGTCGCCAACGTCGCCACCCGGCGCGTGGTGGTGCGCTGGCGCGACGGCGCCCAGACGGTGGCGGGGCTGCTGGCCGCGCTGGCCGGCATCGGCTACATGGCCTGGCCGTTCGAAGTCTCGCGCACCGACCAGCAGGACCGCCGCGCCCGCCGCGGCCTGCTGATGCGCATGGCCGTCGCCATGCTAGGCATGATGCAGGTGATGATGTACGCGTGGCCGATCTACACCCACGAAGCCACCATCGACCCGGGCCAGCTGCAACTGATGCGCTGGGCCAGCTTCGCGCTGACGCTGCCGGTCGTGTTCTATGCAGCCTCGCCGATCTTTGCCGGCGCCTGGCGCAGCCTGCGCCAGCGTCATATGGGCATGGACGTGCCCGTGGCCATCGGCGTCGGCGCGGGCTTTGTCGCCAGTGCGCTGGCCACCGTGCGCGGCATCGGCGAAGTCTATTTCGATTCGGTGACGATGTTCGTCGCCTTCCTGCTGCTGGCCCGCTACTTGGAACTGCGCGTGCGACAGGCGTCGCGCAGCGGCGCCGAGATGCTGGCGCGCCAGCTGCCCGCCACCTGTGAACGACTGCCCGGCATGGGCACCACGGGCGAGCGCGTGCCGGTGGCGCGCCTGCGCGTGGGCGACCTTATCCGGGTCAAGGCGGGCGAGATCGTTCCCGCCGACGGCGCCGTCGTGGCGGGCGCGAGCGAGCTCGATGAATCCATGCTGACCGGCGAGAGCCGCCCGGTGCGCCGCTGCGCCGGGGAAACCGTGCTGGCCGGCTGCTACAACACCGCGAGCCCGCTGGAAGTGCGCGTCACGCGCGTCGGCGCCGGCACCCGTTTGGCCGAGATCGTCGCCGTGCTGGACCGCGCGCTGGCGGAGAAGCCGCGCCTGGCGACGCTGGCCGACCGCGTCGCGAGCTGGTTCGTGGCCACGCTGCTCGCACTGGCGGCGCTGACCGGCGTGGTGTGGGGCCTGTGGATCGATCCTTCACGCGCATTGCTGGTGACGATTGCGGTGCTGGTGGTCAGCTGCCCGTGCGCACTGTCGCTGGCTACGCCGGCGGCGCTGGCCGCGGCCGGTGCGGCGCTGTCGCGGTGCGGCGTGCTGCTGACGCGCGCCCATGCGCTCGAAACGCTGGCGCGCGTGACCGACGTGGTGCTCGACAAGACCGGAACGCTGACCGAAGGCTGCTTTGCCGTGGCCGGGGTGCAACCTTTGGCCGACCTCGACCAGGCGCGCTGCCTGGCACTGGCCGCGGCGATGGAACGCGGGGGCGAACATCCGATCGCGCGCGCGCTGGTGGCTGCGGTGCAAGACAACACTGGCCTGCCCATCCAGGTAACTGGCATGCGCAACGTGCCCGGCCAGGGGCTGGAGGCTGTGGTGGGTGGCAGTCGCCTGCGGCTCGGCCGTGCCGATTTCGTGGCAGCGCTGGCGCCCGATGGCAGGCAGGCCCCGGCGCACGGCGGTGAACCGGCCCATCCCGGTGCCACCGTGGTGTGGCTGGGCGCTGATTCCGGCCCGCTCGCGCGCTTCGTGCTCGCCGATATCGAGCGGCAGCAGACGCCGCAGTTGCTCGCACGGTTGCGCGAGCTGGGCGTGCGCTGCCATCTGGTCTCGGGCGACAACGCCGCGGCGGTGGATTGGTGGGGATCGCACTTCGGCATCGACTGCGTGGCCGGCGAAGTGACGCCCGAAGGCAAGCGCGACTATGTGGCGCGGCTGCAGCAGGGCGGAGCGGTGGTGCTCGCGGTAGGCGACGGCATCAACGATGCGCCGGTGCTGGCGCAGGCCCAGGTGTCGGTAGCGATCGGCAGCGGCGCGCCGCTGGCGCAGGCCGGTGCCGACGCAGTGCTGACGCACGGCGGCGTGGCCGAGATCGCCACCGCGCTGGCGGTATCGCGCAAGACGCGTCGCGTGGTGCGCCAGAACCTGGGCTGGGCCTTCTTCTACAACGTGGTTGCCATTCCGCTGGCGGCGACAGGTTTTGTCACGGCCTGGATGGCCGGCATCGGCATGTCGCTGTCGTCGCTGCTGGTGGTGGCCAACGCCTGGCGCCTGCTGCGCGCCGGGCGCAAGGGAAGCTGA
- a CDS encoding ATPase (K06916: K06916) — MPEYRRAASAARRFHLRAVPQGPLSMNVTEYYEKELKERGYQSDEAQLRAVARLQQCYDEWVAYKSRRNNALKKLLVRPDVPKGVYLWGGVGRGKSFLMDSFYTCVPVVRKTRLHFHEFMREVHRQLEELRGRPDPLDELAKRIARRFRLICFDEFHVSDVADAMILHRLLQQMFENGVQFVMTSNYRPDLLYPDGLHRDRVLPAIALLQQKLDVLNVDAGIDYRKRALEQVQAYHTPLGANASSALRDAFTSIAGVADESPLLHIEHRELRALRKANGVVWFDFATLCGGPRSQNDYLELASQFHTVILSDVPRMTPRMSSEARRFTWLIDVFYDHKVKLLMSAEVPADELYTEGQMANEFHRTVSRIIEMQSREYLESERRTMDTSLT, encoded by the coding sequence TTGCCTGAGTACCGGCGCGCCGCATCCGCGGCGCGCCGTTTTCACTTGCGGGCCGTCCCGCAGGGACCCCTTAGCATGAACGTCACCGAGTACTACGAGAAGGAACTGAAGGAGCGCGGCTACCAGTCCGACGAAGCGCAACTGCGCGCCGTGGCCCGGCTGCAGCAGTGCTACGACGAGTGGGTGGCCTACAAGAGCCGCCGCAACAACGCGCTGAAGAAGCTGCTGGTCCGTCCCGACGTGCCCAAGGGCGTCTACCTGTGGGGTGGGGTGGGGCGCGGCAAGTCCTTCCTGATGGACAGCTTCTATACCTGCGTGCCGGTGGTGCGCAAGACGCGGCTGCATTTCCACGAGTTCATGCGCGAGGTCCATCGCCAGCTCGAAGAGCTGCGCGGCCGCCCGGATCCGCTGGACGAGCTGGCTAAACGTATCGCGCGCCGCTTCCGGCTGATCTGCTTCGATGAATTCCACGTCAGCGACGTCGCCGACGCGATGATCCTGCACCGCCTGCTGCAGCAGATGTTCGAAAACGGCGTGCAGTTCGTGATGACCTCCAACTACCGCCCGGATCTGCTGTATCCGGATGGCCTGCACCGCGACCGCGTGCTGCCGGCCATCGCGCTGCTGCAGCAGAAGCTCGACGTGCTCAATGTCGACGCGGGCATCGATTACCGCAAGCGCGCGCTGGAGCAGGTGCAGGCGTACCACACGCCGCTCGGCGCCAACGCCAGTTCCGCGCTGCGCGATGCCTTTACCTCGATCGCCGGCGTGGCCGACGAATCGCCGCTGCTGCATATCGAGCACCGCGAGCTGCGCGCGCTGCGCAAGGCCAACGGCGTTGTGTGGTTTGACTTCGCCACGCTGTGCGGCGGCCCACGCTCACAGAACGACTACCTGGAGCTGGCGTCCCAGTTCCATACTGTGATTCTGTCCGACGTGCCGCGCATGACGCCGCGCATGTCGTCGGAGGCTCGCCGCTTCACCTGGCTGATCGACGTCTTCTATGACCATAAGGTCAAGCTGCTGATGTCGGCTGAAGTGCCCGCGGACGAGCTCTACACCGAAGGCCAGATGGCCAACGAGTTCCACCGGACCGTGTCGCGCATCATCGAGATGCAGTCGCGTGAGTACCTGGAGTCCGAGCGCCGCACCATGGACACCTCGCTCACCTGA
- a CDS encoding dihydrolipoamide dehydrogenase (Catalyzes the oxidation of dihydrolipoamide to lipoamide~K00382: DLD, lpd, pdhD; dihydrolipoamide dehydrogenase [EC:1.8.1.4]), with amino-acid sequence MSKQFDVLVIGAGPGGYIAAIRAGQLGLNVACCEGNAYDDPKSEPRLGGTCLNVGCIPSKALLASSEEVENVQHHLGDHGITVSDVKVDVAKMLKRKDDVVGRMTKGIEFLFRKNKVTLLKGYGKFVGKTAEGFQVEIAGEVVTAKQVIIATGSKARHLPGIPVDNDLISDNEGALKFPSVPKKLGVIGAGVIGLELGSVWRRLGADVTVLEALPAFLGACDEGVAKEAQKLLTKQGLKFSLGVNVTEVKTGKNGVTVGYTDKDGAAQTLEVDRLIVSVGRVPNTDNLGLDAVGLGVDQRGFIEVDDHCATKVPGLWAIGDVVRGPMLAHKAEDEGVAVAERIAGQKPHIDYNCIPWVIYTFPEIAWVGKTEAQLKAEGREFKAGQFPFMANGRALGMGHPEGFVKMLADAKTDEILGVHIVAANASDLIAEAVVAMEFKAASEDIGRVCHPHPSMSEVMREAALAVDKRQLNM; translated from the coding sequence ATGAGCAAACAATTCGACGTGCTGGTGATCGGCGCCGGCCCCGGCGGCTATATCGCCGCGATCCGTGCCGGCCAGCTGGGCCTGAACGTGGCCTGCTGCGAAGGCAACGCGTACGACGATCCCAAGAGCGAACCGCGCCTGGGCGGCACCTGCCTGAACGTGGGCTGCATCCCCTCCAAGGCGCTGCTGGCTTCCTCGGAAGAGGTCGAGAACGTCCAGCACCACCTGGGCGACCACGGCATCACCGTGAGCGACGTCAAGGTCGACGTGGCCAAGATGCTCAAGCGCAAGGATGACGTCGTCGGCAGGATGACCAAGGGCATCGAGTTCCTGTTCCGCAAGAACAAGGTGACGCTGCTCAAGGGCTACGGCAAGTTCGTTGGCAAGACCGCCGAGGGCTTCCAGGTCGAGATCGCCGGTGAAGTCGTGACCGCCAAGCAGGTGATCATCGCCACTGGCTCGAAGGCTCGCCACCTGCCGGGCATCCCCGTTGACAACGACCTCATCAGCGATAACGAGGGCGCGCTCAAGTTCCCGTCCGTGCCGAAGAAGCTGGGCGTGATCGGCGCCGGCGTGATCGGCCTGGAGCTGGGCTCGGTATGGCGCCGCCTGGGTGCCGACGTGACCGTGCTGGAAGCGCTGCCGGCCTTCCTGGGCGCCTGCGATGAAGGCGTGGCCAAGGAGGCGCAGAAGCTGTTGACCAAGCAGGGCCTGAAGTTCAGCCTCGGCGTCAATGTCACCGAAGTCAAGACCGGCAAGAATGGCGTCACCGTCGGCTATACCGACAAGGACGGCGCCGCGCAGACGCTGGAAGTCGATCGCCTGATCGTCTCGGTCGGCCGCGTGCCCAACACCGACAACCTGGGCCTGGACGCTGTCGGCCTGGGCGTGGACCAGCGCGGTTTCATCGAGGTCGACGACCACTGCGCCACCAAGGTGCCGGGTCTGTGGGCCATCGGCGACGTGGTGCGCGGCCCGATGCTGGCGCACAAGGCCGAGGACGAAGGCGTGGCCGTGGCCGAGCGCATCGCCGGCCAGAAGCCGCACATCGATTACAACTGCATTCCGTGGGTGATCTACACCTTCCCGGAAATCGCATGGGTTGGCAAGACCGAAGCCCAGCTCAAGGCCGAAGGCCGTGAGTTCAAGGCTGGCCAGTTCCCGTTCATGGCCAACGGCCGTGCGCTGGGCATGGGCCATCCGGAGGGCTTCGTCAAGATGCTGGCCGATGCCAAGACCGACGAAATCCTGGGCGTGCACATCGTGGCTGCCAACGCTTCGGACCTGATCGCTGAAGCCGTGGTAGCGATGGAGTTCAAGGCCGCCAGCGAGGATATCGGCCGCGTCTGCCATCCGCACCCGTCGATGTCGGAAGTCATGCGCGAAGCCGCGCTGGCCGTCGACAAGCGTCAGCTTAATATGTAA
- a CDS encoding dihydrolipoamide succinyltransferase (K00658: DLST, sucB; 2-oxoglutarate dehydrogenase E2 component (dihydrolipoamide succinyltransferase) [EC:2.3.1.61]): MAIVDVKVPQLSESVAEATMLNWKKKPGEAVAQDEILIEIETDKVVLEVPAPSAGVLSQIVKNDGDTVVADEIIAKIDTEATAGAAAPAAAAPAPAAAAPAPAAAAAAPAAAGGVAMPSAAKLMAEAGLSAGQVAGTGKDGRITKGDALAAAAAPAAKAAPAPAAAKPALQQVSAPVDFAALGDRPEERVPMSRLRARIAERLLQSQSTNAILTTFNEVNMKPVMDLRNKYKDRFEKEHGVKLGFMSFFVKAAVHALKKFPLINASIDGNDIVYHGYFDIGIAVGSPRGLVVPILRNADQMSLADIEKKIAEFGVKARDGKLSLDELSGGTFSISNGGVFGSMLSTPIINPPQSAILGVHATKDRPVVEDGQIVIRPMNYLAMSYDHRIIDGREAVLGLVAMKDALEDPARLLLDL; encoded by the coding sequence ATGGCTATTGTTGACGTCAAGGTTCCGCAACTGTCCGAATCGGTCGCCGAAGCGACCATGCTTAACTGGAAGAAGAAGCCTGGCGAAGCCGTCGCCCAGGACGAAATCCTGATCGAAATCGAAACCGACAAGGTCGTGCTGGAAGTGCCGGCCCCGTCGGCTGGTGTGCTCTCGCAGATCGTCAAGAACGACGGCGACACTGTCGTGGCCGATGAGATCATCGCCAAGATCGACACCGAAGCCACCGCTGGCGCCGCCGCTCCGGCTGCTGCCGCTCCGGCTCCTGCCGCCGCTGCCCCGGCACCGGCCGCTGCCGCCGCCGCTCCAGCCGCCGCTGGCGGCGTGGCCATGCCGTCGGCTGCCAAGCTGATGGCCGAAGCCGGCCTGTCGGCTGGCCAGGTCGCCGGCACCGGCAAGGACGGCCGCATCACCAAGGGTGACGCGCTGGCCGCCGCAGCTGCCCCGGCCGCCAAGGCCGCCCCGGCTCCGGCCGCGGCCAAGCCGGCGCTGCAGCAGGTTTCGGCCCCGGTCGACTTTGCCGCGCTGGGCGACCGCCCGGAAGAGCGCGTGCCGATGAGCCGCCTGCGCGCCCGTATCGCCGAGCGCCTGCTCCAGTCGCAATCCACCAACGCCATCCTCACCACCTTCAATGAAGTGAACATGAAGCCGGTGATGGACCTGCGCAACAAGTACAAGGACCGCTTCGAGAAGGAACACGGTGTGAAGCTGGGCTTCATGTCGTTCTTCGTCAAGGCCGCGGTGCACGCGCTGAAGAAGTTCCCGCTGATCAACGCTTCGATCGACGGCAACGACATCGTTTACCACGGCTACTTCGACATCGGTATCGCCGTGGGCTCGCCGCGCGGCCTGGTGGTGCCCATCCTGCGCAATGCCGACCAGATGAGCCTGGCCGACATCGAGAAGAAGATCGCCGAGTTCGGCGTCAAGGCCCGTGACGGCAAGCTGTCGCTGGACGAACTGAGCGGCGGTACCTTCTCGATCTCCAACGGTGGCGTGTTCGGCTCGATGCTGTCGACCCCGATCATCAACCCGCCGCAATCGGCCATCCTGGGCGTGCACGCCACCAAGGACCGCCCGGTGGTGGAAGACGGCCAGATCGTGATCCGTCCGATGAACTACCTGGCAATGTCCTACGACCACCGCATCATCGACGGCCGCGAAGCCGTGCTCGGCCTGGTCGCCATGAAGGACGCGCTGGAAGATCCGGCCCGCCTGCTGCTGGACCTGTAA
- a CDS encoding 2-oxoglutarate dehydrogenase E1 (K00164: OGDH, sucA; 2-oxoglutarate dehydrogenase E1 component [EC:1.2.4.2]) — protein sequence MMQQYQSNSYLFGGNAPYVEELYEAYLQNPASVPDNWRSYFDAMQNVPAVDGSNGRDVAHAPIVASFAERAKQGPIKTIVASADSDMGRKRVAATQLIAAYRNIGSHWADLDPLKRQERPPLPDLDPAFYGFSEADLDIVFNASNTYFGKESMSLRDLLNNLRETYCGTIGAEFMYVSDQAQKRWWQERLETTRSKPVFTLEKKKHILDRLTAAEGLERFLHTKYVGQKRFSLEGGESFIAAMDELVQHAGSKGVQEIVIGMAHRGRLNVLVNTLGKMPADLFAEFEGKHVDDLPAGDVKYHKGFSSDVSTDGGPVHLSLAFNPSHLEIVNPVVEGSAKARQERRGEVGHKEVLPVQVHGDAAFAGQGVVMETLNLAQTRGYGTGGTMHIVINNQIGFTTSDPRDARSTLYCTDVVKMIEAPVLHVNGDDPEAVVYAMQLAVDFRMEFNKDVVVDIICFRKLGHNEQDTPAVTQPLMYKKIGQHPGTRKLYAEKLAAQKLVPAEFGDEKVKEYRAAMDAGKHTADPVLSNFKNKFAVDWMPFLNRKWTDAADTAVPVTELKRLAERITTTPETLKLHPLVEKVVRDRANMGRGDQPLDWGMGEHLAFASLVSSGYPVRITGQDAGRGTFTHRHSVLHDQARERWDAGSYVPLQNVSENQAPFTVIDSVLSEEAVLGFEYGYSAAEPNALVIWEAQFGDFVNGAQVVIDQFISSGEVKWGRASGLTLMLPHGYEGQGPEHSSARIERFLQLCADHNMQVCQPTTPAQIFHLLRRQMIRLFRKPLVIMTPKSLLRNKDAVSSLSELAKGHFETVIADQEELNASKVKRVIMCSGKVYYDLVNTRKEREANDAAIIRLEQLYPFPHKAVAAELKKYPNATEIVWCQDEPQNQGAWFFVQHYIMENMTDGQKLGYAGRPASASPAVGYYAKHNEQQKALLDAAFAKLKGFVLTK from the coding sequence ATGATGCAGCAGTATCAGAGCAATTCGTACCTCTTCGGCGGTAACGCCCCGTATGTCGAAGAACTGTACGAAGCCTACCTCCAGAATCCCGCCTCGGTTCCCGACAACTGGCGTTCGTACTTCGACGCCATGCAGAACGTTCCCGCCGTCGACGGCTCGAACGGCCGGGATGTCGCCCACGCCCCTATCGTTGCCTCGTTCGCCGAGCGCGCCAAGCAAGGCCCCATCAAGACCATCGTTGCCTCGGCCGATTCCGACATGGGCCGCAAGCGCGTCGCTGCCACCCAGTTGATCGCCGCCTACCGCAACATCGGTTCGCACTGGGCCGACCTGGACCCGCTCAAGCGCCAGGAGCGTCCGCCCCTGCCGGATCTGGACCCCGCGTTCTACGGTTTTTCCGAAGCTGATCTCGACATCGTCTTCAATGCCAGCAATACGTACTTTGGCAAGGAGTCGATGAGCCTGCGCGATCTGCTCAACAACCTGCGCGAAACCTACTGCGGCACCATCGGCGCCGAATTCATGTACGTGAGCGACCAGGCGCAAAAGCGCTGGTGGCAGGAGCGCCTGGAAACCACGCGTTCCAAGCCGGTCTTCACGCTGGAGAAGAAGAAGCACATCCTCGACCGCCTGACCGCGGCCGAAGGCCTGGAGCGCTTCCTCCACACCAAGTACGTCGGCCAGAAGCGCTTCTCGCTGGAAGGCGGCGAAAGCTTCATCGCCGCGATGGACGAACTGGTCCAGCACGCCGGCAGCAAGGGTGTGCAGGAAATCGTGATCGGCATGGCCCACCGCGGCCGCCTGAACGTGCTGGTCAACACGCTGGGCAAGATGCCCGCCGACCTGTTCGCCGAATTCGAAGGCAAGCACGTCGACGACCTGCCGGCCGGTGACGTCAAGTACCACAAGGGCTTCTCGAGCGATGTCTCGACCGACGGCGGCCCGGTCCACCTGTCGCTGGCGTTCAACCCGTCGCACCTGGAAATCGTCAACCCGGTGGTGGAAGGCTCGGCCAAGGCCCGCCAGGAACGCCGCGGCGAAGTCGGCCACAAGGAAGTGCTGCCGGTGCAAGTGCACGGCGACGCCGCCTTTGCCGGCCAGGGCGTGGTGATGGAGACGCTGAACCTCGCGCAGACCCGCGGCTACGGCACGGGCGGCACGATGCACATCGTCATCAACAACCAGATCGGCTTCACCACCTCCGATCCGCGCGACGCCCGTTCGACGCTGTACTGCACGGACGTGGTCAAGATGATCGAGGCCCCTGTGCTGCACGTGAACGGCGACGATCCCGAAGCCGTGGTGTACGCCATGCAGCTGGCCGTTGATTTCCGCATGGAATTCAACAAGGACGTCGTGGTCGACATCATCTGCTTCCGCAAGCTGGGCCACAACGAGCAGGACACCCCGGCGGTCACGCAGCCGCTGATGTACAAGAAGATTGGCCAGCACCCCGGCACGCGCAAGCTGTACGCCGAAAAGCTGGCCGCGCAGAAGCTGGTCCCGGCCGAGTTCGGCGACGAGAAGGTCAAGGAATACCGCGCCGCGATGGACGCCGGCAAGCACACCGCCGACCCCGTCCTGTCGAACTTCAAGAACAAGTTCGCCGTGGACTGGATGCCGTTCCTGAACCGCAAGTGGACCGACGCCGCCGACACGGCCGTGCCGGTGACCGAACTGAAGCGCCTGGCTGAACGGATCACCACCACGCCTGAGACGCTGAAGCTGCACCCGCTGGTGGAAAAGGTCGTCAGGGACCGCGCCAACATGGGCCGCGGCGACCAGCCGCTGGACTGGGGCATGGGTGAGCACCTGGCCTTCGCTTCGCTGGTGTCGTCGGGCTATCCGGTGCGTATCACCGGCCAGGACGCCGGCCGCGGCACCTTCACCCACCGCCACTCCGTGCTGCACGACCAGGCCCGCGAGCGCTGGGATGCCGGCAGCTACGTGCCGCTGCAGAACGTGTCGGAGAACCAGGCACCGTTCACGGTGATCGACTCGGTGCTGTCCGAAGAGGCCGTGCTCGGCTTCGAATACGGCTACTCGGCCGCCGAACCGAACGCGCTGGTGATCTGGGAAGCCCAGTTCGGCGACTTCGTCAACGGCGCCCAGGTGGTGATCGACCAGTTCATCTCGTCGGGCGAAGTGAAGTGGGGCCGCGCCTCGGGCCTGACCCTGATGCTGCCGCACGGCTACGAAGGCCAGGGTCCGGAACACAGCTCGGCCCGTATCGAGCGCTTCCTGCAGCTCTGCGCGGACCACAACATGCAGGTCTGCCAGCCGACCACGCCGGCCCAGATCTTCCACCTGCTGCGCCGCCAGATGATCCGCCTGTTCCGCAAGCCGCTGGTGATCATGACGCCGAAGTCGCTGCTGCGTAACAAGGACGCCGTGTCGTCGCTGTCGGAGCTGGCCAAGGGCCACTTCGAGACCGTGATCGCCGACCAGGAAGAACTGAACGCCAGCAAGGTCAAGCGCGTCATCATGTGCTCGGGCAAGGTCTACTACGACCTGGTCAACACGCGCAAGGAACGCGAGGCCAACGACGCCGCGATCATCCGCCTGGAACAGCTGTACCCGTTCCCGCACAAGGCTGTTGCCGCGGAACTGAAGAAGTATCCGAACGCCACCGAAATCGTGTGGTGCCAGGATGAGCCGCAGAACCAGGGTGCCTGGTTCTTCGTGCAGCACTACATCATGGAAAACATGACGGATGGCCAGAAGCTCGGTTATGCCGGTCGTCCCGCCTCGGCTTCGCCGGCGGTGGGCTACTACGCAAAGCACAACGAGCAACAGAAGGCGCTGCTGGATGCTGCCTTCGCCAAGCTCAAGGGTTTTGTTCTGACCAAGTAA
- a CDS encoding membrane protein (K01126: E3.1.4.46, glpQ, ugpQ; glycerophosphoryl diester phosphodiesterase [EC:3.1.4.46]) — MAHAADTQQAAQAWPYPRYIAHRGAGKLAPENTLAAFRHGAGFGYRMFEFDVKLSADGKAVLMHDATLDRTTSGKGRVDALTLGELAHLDAGSWHSAAYAGEPVPTLAAIARYTQANGFMVNLEIKPVPGTEDRTGAAVALDAQSLWAGAAVPPLLSSFSEEALAAAARVAPDLPRALLLDKLPSDWPERLCRLGCVALDANHRELDADVIAAAHAAGYRVLSYTVNDPARAAQLLEWGLDGLITDAVDQIESRI; from the coding sequence ATGGCACACGCAGCAGACACTCAGCAGGCAGCGCAGGCCTGGCCGTATCCCCGCTACATCGCGCATCGCGGCGCCGGCAAGCTCGCGCCAGAGAACACGCTGGCCGCGTTCCGCCATGGCGCGGGCTTCGGCTACCGGATGTTCGAGTTCGACGTGAAGCTGTCGGCAGATGGCAAGGCGGTGCTGATGCACGACGCCACGCTCGACCGCACCACCAGTGGCAAGGGCAGGGTGGATGCGCTGACGCTGGGCGAGCTCGCGCACCTCGACGCCGGCAGCTGGCACAGCGCGGCCTACGCCGGCGAGCCGGTGCCGACGCTGGCCGCCATCGCGCGCTATACGCAGGCCAACGGCTTTATGGTCAATCTCGAGATCAAGCCGGTGCCCGGTACCGAGGACCGCACCGGCGCGGCGGTGGCGCTCGATGCGCAATCGCTGTGGGCGGGCGCCGCGGTGCCGCCGCTACTGTCGTCCTTTTCCGAAGAGGCACTGGCCGCGGCCGCGCGCGTGGCGCCTGACCTGCCGCGCGCGCTGCTGCTCGACAAGCTGCCCTCGGACTGGCCTGAGCGGCTGTGCCGGCTGGGCTGCGTGGCGCTGGATGCCAACCACCGTGAGCTCGATGCCGACGTCATCGCCGCCGCGCATGCGGCTGGTTATCGGGTGCTCAGCTATACCGTGAACGACCCGGCGCGGGCAGCGCAATTGCTTGAATGGGGGCTCGACGGACTGATCACCGACGCGGTGGACCAGATAGAGTCGCGAATCTAA